A genomic segment from Gossypium hirsutum isolate 1008001.06 chromosome D04, Gossypium_hirsutum_v2.1, whole genome shotgun sequence encodes:
- the LOC107899504 gene encoding probable 2-oxoglutarate-dependent dioxygenase SLC1 produces MCPPAMALTNDDEFQKGVKHLFENGVSKLPNKYILPISDRPKVDKEHPNAAKSSLKLPVIDFGELQGPNRSQVLNSLSSACEEYGFFQVVNHGIPIEAIRSMIDVSTRFFGLPYEERAKYMSSDMTSPVRYGTSLNQRKDSVFCWRDFLKLVCHPLSDVLPHWPSCPMDFKEVAATYARETKWLFIRITEAILESLGLWGATTEEKTEEDDEILKQFHDGSQLMVVNCFPPCPEPDLTLGMPPHSDYGFLTLLLQDEVEGLQIQYKGKWITVEPMPNSFVVNVGDHLEIFSNGRYKSVLHRVFVNPAKPRLSVASLHSLPFNCMVGPSPKLIDQVNPRRYKDTDFATFLEYISSCEPKKKNFLESRKLT; encoded by the exons ATGTGTCCCCCTGCAATGGCACTAACTAACGATGATGAGTTCCAGAAAGGAGTGAAGCATCTTTTCGAAAATGGAGTTAGCAAACTTCCCAACAAGTACATATTGCCAATTTCGGATCGACCCAAAGTAGATAAAGAGCATCCAAATGCGGCTAAGTCTAGTCTTAAACTGCCTGTAATCGATTTTGGTGAATTACAAGGCCCGAATCGGTCCCAAGTCCTCAACTCCCTCTCCTCTGCTTGCGAAGAATATGGATTCTTTCAGGTGGTGAATCACGGTATCCCCATTGAAGCTATAAGAAGCATGATCGATGTGAGTACCAGGTTCTTCGGTCTCCCGTACGAGGAAAGAGCAAAGTACATGTCATCCGACATGACCTCCCCTGTTCGATATGGGACTAGCTTAAACCAGAGAAAAGATTCAGTGTTCTGTTGGAGAGATTTCTTAAAGCTTGTCTGCCATCCATTGTCGGATGTTCTCCCTCATTGGCCTTCCTGTCCCATGGACTTCAAGGAAGTGGCGGCTACCTACGCAAGAGAAACCAAGTGGTTGTTTATAAGGATCACGGAGGCCATCCTGGAGAGCCTGGGCCTGTGGGGTGCCACCACTGAGGAAAAGacagaagaagatgatgaaatactAAAGCAGTTCCATGATGGAAGCCAGCTAATGGTGGTTAACTGTTTCCCTCCCTGCCCTGAACCTGACCTCACCTTAGGAATGCCACCACACTCGGATTACGGTTTCTTGACCCTTCTTCTCCAGGATGAAGTCGAGGGTTTACAAATCCAATACAAAGGCAAATGGATCACTGTTGAACCTATGCCCAATTCCTTCGTGGTTAACGTCGGTGATCACCTTGAG ATATTTAGCAACGGGAGATACAAAAGTGTGCTGCACAGAGTATTTGTGAACCCAGCAAAGCCACGACTATCGGTGGCCTCACTGCACAGTCTGCCTTTCAATTGCATGGTTGGACCATCACCTAAATTGATTGACCAAGTAAATCCACGGCGTTATAAAGATACAGATTTTGCCACTTTCCTTGAATACATTTCATCTTGTGAGCCCAAGAAAAAGAATTTCTTGGAGTCTAGGAAATTGACATGA